The Vigna unguiculata cultivar IT97K-499-35 chromosome 6, ASM411807v1, whole genome shotgun sequence genome contains a region encoding:
- the LOC114186581 gene encoding probable proteasome inhibitor, with protein sequence MASEKSVLAVIRAARPTFRNPNDKIAFAVHSSFLASGYVLTATGPQALSDNAFSDPSNDEVSVDNWNELNEEYAFVYANPEKGSEKVLVKCLVMNDKLLVHVLSQGSSEPLSLEIDVGDYAGEDGGSNYAQQFKNLGKLVKRIDGDILSKLDGSANASSSSRSSETRDRTRQEIPEPVSGFGEPAGPPTQIIFPSVPIGSGSDLVPGPPAGVLPSRGGHGIGGGSMHLGPNDPLWFGGIGRDPAFPGGMPGLPPGARFDPYGPPGVPGFEPNRFARNPRRPGYDGHPDLQHFRRDADSDYI encoded by the exons ATGGCGAGTGAAAAGTCGGTGCTTGCGGTGATCAGGGCCGCGAGGCCAACCTTCCGCAATCCAAACGACAAAATCGCGTTTGCCGTTCACTCCTCCTTCCTAGCCTCCGGCTATGTCCTTACCGCCACGGGTCCCCAGGCTCTCTCCGACAATGCGTTTTCTGACCCATCAAATG ACGAAGTATCCGTTGATAACTGGAACGAGCTAAACGAAGAGTACGCGTTCGTTTACGCAAATCCAGAAAAAGGTTCGGAGAAAGTGCTTGTGAAGTGCCTCGTCATGAATGACAAATTGCTAGTTCATGTTTTGTCTCAAGGGTCTTCCGAGCCTTTAAGCCTCGAGATTGA TGTTGGGGACTATGCTGGAGAGGATGGGGGCAGCAATTATGCTCAGCAGTTCAAGAATTTGGGTAAGCTTGTGAAGAGAATCGACGGGGACATCTTGTCTAAATTAGATGGTTCTGCTAATGCCAGCTCATCAAGTAGAAG CTCAGAAACAAGGGACAGAACCAGACAAGAGATACCTGAGCCTGTTAGTGGATTTGGTGAACCTGCTGGTCCTCCAACTCA GATTATTTTCCCTTCAGTTCCCATTGGTTCTGGTAGTGATCTTGTTCCTGGGCCCCCTGCTGGAGTGCTTCCTTCAAG GGGTGGTCATGGCATTGGTGGGGGGAGCATGCATCTAG GGCCTAATGACCCCCTGTGGTTTGGTGGTATTGGTCGAGATCCTGCTTTTCCTGGAGGAATGCC GGGTCTTCCTCCGGGCGCGCGTTTTGATCCCTATGGTCCTCCTGGTGTTCCTGGTTTTGAACCCAACCGATTTGCAAG GAATCCTAGGAGACCAGGATATGACGGTCATCCAGATCTGCAACATTTTCGAAGAGATGCTGATTCAGACtacatatag